Proteins encoded in a region of the Dreissena polymorpha isolate Duluth1 chromosome 6, UMN_Dpol_1.0, whole genome shotgun sequence genome:
- the LOC127833731 gene encoding acetylcholine receptor subunit gamma-like: MRLTLLVLCVYFVVPMGTSTVDDVNRLLARANSTNYNKRIRPLKNQTNAIEVKLGLILYSIQDFDQPKEALSTSVQLLVHWQDELLAWEKDEYGGIEEMLFPQDDIWKPDLRLNNSYKSFTGFGSADLSLWVSNDGNVSWFPIQALDSQCSVNTYKFPHDTQTCSLFFESACYPESQLKLLRSEDGVELTYYQHNSAWHLKSSSTV; the protein is encoded by the exons ATGAGACTTACTCTTTTGGTTCTGTGTGTATACTTTGTGGTCCCCATGGGCACCTCAACAGTAGACGATGTTAACAGACTGCTTGCCAGAGCAAATTCTACTAATTATAACAAAAGGATCCGACCATTGAAGAATCAAACAAACGCTATAGAAGTAAAACTTGGTTTAATTCTGTATA GTATACAAGATTTCGACCAACCGAAGGAGGCATTATCCACTTCCGTTCAACTACTGGTTCATTGGCAAGACGAGTTACTTGCTTGGGAAAAAGACGAATACGGCGGCATAGAGGAAATGCTTTTT CCACAAGATGATATTTGGAAGCCAGATCTACGTCTGAATAACTCGTACAAATCCTTCACGGGATTTGGATCTGCCGACCTATCTCTATGGGTGTCGAATGATGGCAACGTCAGCTGGTTCCCCATTCAA GCACTGGACTCACAGTGTTCCGTAAACACCTACAAATTCCCACACGATACGCAGACCTGTAGTCTGTTCTTTGAGTCGGCGTGTTATCCCGAATCGCAATTGAAGTTATTGAGAAGTGAAGATGGCGTAGAGCTTACGTATTATCAACATAACAGCGCATGGCATTTAAAATCCAGTTCTACAGTGtaa